GCAGAGAAGTTGCGACGTTGGTTGATGAAATGAAGGAAGCGGGAGAACATTCGGTGCAGTTTCACGCCAACGGTTTGGCAAGCGGCGTATATTTCTATCAATTATCAACTAACAGCTTTGTCCAGACTATGAAACTTCTCCTGCTTCGGTAGCCCGACTGCTTTGCCGAACGATCGAAGGATGATCATC
This sequence is a window from Bacteroidota bacterium. Protein-coding genes within it:
- a CDS encoding T9SS type A sorting domain-containing protein, yielding MKEAGEHSVQFHANGLASGVYFYQLSTNSFVQTMKLLLLR